The Gemmatimonadota bacterium sequence CTCGAGCCCGATCACATCCCGCATGCGCTGCTCGAAGGGCAATTCGTCGGTGTAGCCGTAGTGGCCGTGGAGCAGCAGGCACTGGTGGATCGTCTCCACCGAAA is a genomic window containing:
- a CDS encoding cyclohexanecarboxyl-CoA dehydrogenase, producing SVETIHQCLLLHGHYGYTDELPFEQRMRDVIGLEIGDGTAEVMKVIVARELMGRESLPY